A genomic region of Trifolium pratense cultivar HEN17-A07 linkage group LG3, ARS_RC_1.1, whole genome shotgun sequence contains the following coding sequences:
- the LOC123917454 gene encoding ribonucleoside-diphosphate reductase large subunit: MYVVKRDGRQEAVHFDKITARLKKLSYGLSTEHCDPVLVAQKVCAGVYKGVTTSQLDELAAETAAGMTANHPDYASLAARIAVSNLHKNTKKSFSETVKIMYNHFNHRSGKKAPLIADDVYEIIIKNAARLDSEIIYDRDFDYDYFGFKTLERSYLLKVQGEVVERPQHMLMRVSVGIHKDDIESAVKTYHLMSQRWFTHASPTLFNAGTPRPQLSSCFLVCMKEDSIEGIYDTLKECAVISKSAGGIGVSVHNIRAYGSYIRGTNGTSNGIVPMLRVFNDTARYVDQGGGKRKGAFAVYLEPWHADIFEFLELRLNHGKEEQRARDLFYALWVPDLFMNRVQSNGVWSVFCPNEAPGLADCWGEEFEKLYTQYETQGKAKKVVQAQTLWFAILKSQIETGNPYMLFKDACNRKSNQQNLGTIKSSNLCTEIIEYTSPTETAVCNLASIALPRYVRDKGLPVESHQSKLVGSRGSSNRYFDFVKLAEVTAVVTTNLNKIIDVNYYPVETAERSNLRHRPIGIGVQGLADTFILLGMAFDSPEAQQLNKDIFATIYYHALKTSCELAAKEGPYETYIGSPVSKGILQPDMWGVTPSNLWDWPALREMISKTGVRNSLLVAPMPTASTSQILGNNECFEPYTSNIYNRRVLSGEFVVVNKHLLHDLTEMGLWNPALKNKIIYDNGSVQNLSEIPIELKGIYKTVWEIKQKILVDMAVDRGCYIDQSQSLNIHMDKANFGKLTSLHFYAWSKGLKTGMYYLRTRAASDAIKFTVDTAAIKEQSKAEETDGDDDTKMAQMVCSLTNRDDCLACGS; this comes from the exons ATGTATGTTGTTAAGAGAGACGGACGTCAAGAGGCGGTTCATTTCGATAAGATAACGGCGCGTTTGAAGAAACTCAGTTACGGTTTAAGTACCGAACACTGTGACCCTGTTTTAGTCGCTCAGAAAGTTTGTGCCGGCGTTTACAAAGGCGTTACCACTAGTCAACTTGATGAATTAGCCGCTGAAACCGCTGCCGGCATGACCGCTAATCATCCCGATTATGCTTCC TTGGCTGCTAGGATTGCTGTTTCGAATCTGCATAAGAACACTAAGAAATCATTTTCTGAAAC TGTGAAGATTATGTACAATCATTTCAACCATAGATCTGGGAAGAAAGCTCCGTTGATTGCTGATGATGTCTATGAAATTATCATCAAG AATGCGGCTCGATTGGACAGTGAGATAATTTATGATAGGGATTTTGACTATGATTACTTTGGATTCAAAACCCTTGAGAGGTCTTATCTGTTGAAAGTTCAAGGAGAAGTTGTGGAAAGACCTCAACATATGTTAATGAGGGTTTCTGTTGGAATCCATAAGGATGATATTGAATCTGCTGTCAAAACTTATCATTTGATGTCTCAGAGATGGTTTACTCATGCTTCTCCAACTCTTTTCAATGCTGGAACACCTAGGCCTCAG TTGAGTAGTTGCTTTTTGGTGTGTATGAAAGAGGATAGTATTGAGGGGATTTACGATACATTGAAGGAGTGTGCTGTTATTAGTAAATCTGCAGGAGGAATTGGTGTTTCTGTTCATAACATACGTGCCTATGGCAGTTACATTCGCGGAACAAATGGGACTTCTAATGGTATTGTTCCTATGTTGCGTGTGTTCAATGACACTGCCCGTTATGTTGATCAGGGAGGAGGCAAGAGGAAAG GTGCTTTTGCTGTGTACTTGGAGCCATGGCATGCTGATATATTTGAGTTCTTGGAATTGAGATTAAATCATGGAAAG GAAGAGCAACGCGCTCGAGATTTATTCTATGCTCTTTGGGTTCCTGATCTCTTTATGAACAGAGTTCAGAGCAATGGGGTATGGTCCGTGTTTTGCCCCAATGAAGCACCTGGTTTGGCAGATTGTTGGGGTGAAGAATTTGAGAAGCTGTATACTCAGTACGAAACACAA GGAAAAGCAAAGAAGGTCGTTCAAGCCCAGACTCTCTGGTTTGCAATTTTGAAGTCACAAATAGAAACTGGAAATCCTTACATGCTTTTTAAG GATGCTTGCAATAGGAAAAGCAACCAGCAAAATCTGGGCACAATTAAGTCATCAAACCTGTGCACTGAGATAATTGAGTATACTAGTCCAACAGAGACTGCGGTGTGTAACCTTGCATCAATCGCACTTCCGCGATATGTAAGAGATAAG GGTTTGCCTGTGGAATCTCATCAGTCTAAACTTGTTGGGAGCAGAGGCTCTAGTAATCGGtattttgattttgtaaaattagcAGAG GTTACTGCTGTGGTGACAACAAAccttaataaaataattgatgtcaATTACTACCCAGTTGAAACTGCTGAGAGGTCAAACTTACGGCACAGACCCATTGGTATTGGAGTTCAGGGTCTTGCTGATACCTTCATACTACTAGGAATGGCATTTGATTCACCAGAG GCTCAACAGTTAAACAAGGACATTTTTGCGACTATATACTATCATGCCCTGAAAACTTCTTGTGAATTGGCTGCAAAAGAAGGTCCCTATGAAACATATATTGGCAGTCCAGTAAGCAAG GGAATTCTTCAGCCTGATATGTGGGGTGTGACACCCTCCAATTTGTGGGACTGGCCTGCACTTCGGGAGATGATATCAAAGACGGGTGTAAGAAATTCACTTCTTGTTGCCCCTATGCCAACTGCATCTACCAGTCAAATTCTTGGCAACAATGAGTGTTTTGAACCATATACTTCTAACATCTACAATCGCAGAGTGCTAAG TGGTGAATTTGTTGTAGTGAACAAGCATCTTCTTCATGACTTGACTGAAATGGGACTGTGGAATCCTGCACTCAAGAATAAGATTATCTATGACAATGGTTCTGTACAGAATCTATCAGAAATACCGATCGAACTGAAAGGCATATACAA GACTGTTTGGGAGATCAAACAAAAGATATTGGTTGATATGGCTGTTGATCGAGGATGCTACATAGACCAGAGTCAAAGCTTAAATATACACATGGATAAAGCCAACTTTGGAAAGCTTACTTCCTTGCATTTTTATGCATGGTCTAAG GGTTTGAAGACTGGTATGTACTACCTCCGAACTCGAGCTGCAAGTGATGCCATCAAGTTTACTGTTGATACAGCTGCCATTAAA GAACAATCTAAGGCTGAGGAGACAGATGGAGATGATGATACCAAGATGGCACAGATGGTGTGCTCTTTGACAAACAGAGATGATTGCTTGGCCTGTGGAAGTTGA
- the LOC123913315 gene encoding uncharacterized protein LOC123913315, whose amino-acid sequence MLHPPKTATQLTTTHQRNRRLIQTLTHSHCFHFFAPTHLEMSRHPEVLWAQRSDKVYLTVSLPDAKDVSVKCEPHGLFTFSASKIQHESYNFSLELYGSIAPEVSDCNYNRICLHFSAISRIVYQVFESFTLPIVVHNIRV is encoded by the exons ATGTTGCATCCTCCAAAAACTGCCACTCAATTGACGACGACACATCAAAGAAACCGAAGGTTGATACAgacactcactcactcacattGCTTTCACTTCTTCGCTCCCACTCACCTGGAAATGAG TCGTCATCCAGAAGTTCTGTGGGCGCAGCGTTCTGACAAGGTTTACCTGACTGTTTCTCTACCTGATGCAAAGGATGTTTCTGTGAAGTGTGAGCCTCATGGTCTGTTTACTTTCTCTGCTTCTAAGATTCAACATGAATCTTACAACTTTAGCTTGGAACTTTATGGATCAATTGCACCTGAGGTGAGTGATTGTAATTACAACCGCATTTGTCTACATTTTTCGGCAATATCAAGGATTGTATATCAAGTCTTTGAGTCTTTCACTTTACCAATTGTGGTCCACAATATAAGGGTTTAA